The nucleotide window GACATGCTCGACATCCTCCGCCACACCCACGGCAGCGCGGAGGTCCGCGTGGCCCTGTATGCGCCCCCGGAGCCCGTCCTCGACTACAACATGGTGATCACCTTCATCCTGGCCGTGGGCACCGTGGCTGCTGGCGGCTACTGGGCCGGCCTGACCGAGGCTGACCGGCTGCAGCGGCGCCAggcccgggggggaggggggcccggCGGTCACCACCGGCAGGAAGCAGTGGCCGCCCCGcggggacaggaggaggaagacGAGGGCGCGCCGGTGGACTTCACGCCGGCCATGACGGGCGCGGTGGTCACCATGTCCTGCTCCATCATGCTGCTCCTCTACTTCTTCTACGACTGCTTTGTCTACGTCATGATCGCCGTCTTCGGCCTGGGGGCGGGCACCGGCCTCTACAGCTGCCTGGCCCCCCTGGTGCGCCACCTGCCCCTGCAGCAATACCGCTGGCCCCTGCCTGGCCACCGCGCCTGCCTGCAGctgcccctgctgctgctgggcgGCCTGTGCGCGGCGGTGACCGTCCTCTGGATCGCCCACCGGAACGAGGACAGCTGGGCGTGGCTCCTGCAGGACGCGCTGGGCGTGGCCTACTGCCTTTTGGTCCTGCGGCGCGTGCGGCTGCCCACGCTCAGGAACTGTGCCTCTTTCCTGCTGGCCCTGCTGGCCTTCGATGTCTTCTTTGTCTTCGTCACGCCCCTCCTCACCAGGACCGGTGAGAGCATCATGGTGGGGGTGGCAGCGGGCCCGGTAGATTCCGTGAGCCGCGAGAGGCTGCCCATGGTGCTCAAAGTGCCCTGGCTGAGCTTCTCATCCTTGACCTTGTGTGACCAGCCCTTCTCCATCCTCGGCTTCGGTGACATTGTGGTCCCTGGCTTTCTGGTGGCCTACTGTCACCGCTTTGATGTGCAAGTCCGTTCCCGCCAGGTCTACTTTGTGGCCTGCACGGCGGCCTATGCCGCGGGCCTGCTGGTCACTTTTGTCGCCATGGTCCTCATGCAGATGGGCCAGCCCGCCCTGCTGTACCTGGTGTCCAGCACCCTGCTCACCAGCCTGGCCGTGGCCGCCTGTCGCCAAGAGCTTGCCCTCTTCTGGACGGGCCAGGGCAGAGCTAAGACACCCGCCCAGGCTGTGGCTGGGCTGCGTGGCGCCCCTTCATTTGGCTCCGCGCAGAAGCGGGAGGATACGGCAGACGTCCACACAGCCAGCAAGTTTGAGGGGGCCGGCAGCCACCTGGCAGGGAACTCAGACACCAACCTTGAAGAGGACACAGCCGAGATTGCCACCATATCCGAGGATGAAGCCGTTGGTCCGGATGGCCACAGCGATAGCTCCAAGGGCTGGAGCGATGCCAGCCTGGACACTGACGAATTTCCTCGTGCCTCCCCTGGGGCCTCGGAGGAGCTGATTCCTCTGATGCCACCAATGCCATCGCCCTCAGAGCTGGGCCACGCACAGGCCCAGGCCCACGACGCCGGCCTGCCTTGGACGGGGCTCCACGAGAGGAAGGGCTTGAAGGTAAAGGAGAGCATGTCGACCCAGGCTCCCTTGTGAACCAGCACCTGGAGACACGTGCCTCTAGAAGGTCCGGCAGAATACCTCAGAGCAAAGCCACACG belongs to Acinonyx jubatus isolate Ajub_Pintada_27869175 chromosome E1, VMU_Ajub_asm_v1.0, whole genome shotgun sequence and includes:
- the SPPL2C gene encoding signal peptide peptidase-like 2C, coding for MAFLGFFLLLLLLLLTNTAARGEYGVVHVVSENWSKDYCILFSSDYVTLPRDLHHAPLLPLYDGTMAPWCPGKDSSRQVRPGSPRRRPLRHTTAMVMRGNCSFYAKGWLAQGQGAHGLLIVSRVSGQQCSDTTPAPQDPHQPLPGLTIPVAVLRYNDMLDILRHTHGSAEVRVALYAPPEPVLDYNMVITFILAVGTVAAGGYWAGLTEADRLQRRQARGGGGPGGHHRQEAVAAPRGQEEEDEGAPVDFTPAMTGAVVTMSCSIMLLLYFFYDCFVYVMIAVFGLGAGTGLYSCLAPLVRHLPLQQYRWPLPGHRACLQLPLLLLGGLCAAVTVLWIAHRNEDSWAWLLQDALGVAYCLLVLRRVRLPTLRNCASFLLALLAFDVFFVFVTPLLTRTGESIMVGVAAGPVDSVSRERLPMVLKVPWLSFSSLTLCDQPFSILGFGDIVVPGFLVAYCHRFDVQVRSRQVYFVACTAAYAAGLLVTFVAMVLMQMGQPALLYLVSSTLLTSLAVAACRQELALFWTGQGRAKTPAQAVAGLRGAPSFGSAQKREDTADVHTASKFEGAGSHLAGNSDTNLEEDTAEIATISEDEAVGPDGHSDSSKGWSDASLDTDEFPRASPGASEELIPLMPPMPSPSELGHAQAQAHDAGLPWTGLHERKGLKVKESMSTQAPL